One part of the Dyadobacter sp. 676 genome encodes these proteins:
- a CDS encoding LytTR family DNA-binding domain-containing protein, which yields MVKVFLSEILYIESLKDYVKVKTISGEVISYQRISYLEEKLPDRRFLRIHRAFIIATDKIRSFSASAIEVGGQELPIGRQYKADVMKVLGIQ from the coding sequence ATGGTGAAGGTGTTCCTGAGCGAAATCCTTTACATCGAAAGCCTTAAAGATTATGTCAAAGTTAAAACCATATCAGGAGAGGTTATAAGCTACCAACGGATCAGTTACCTGGAAGAGAAATTGCCCGATCGCCGGTTCCTTCGCATCCACCGGGCTTTCATTATTGCTACCGACAAGATCCGGTCGTTCAGCGCTTCGGCGATCGAAGTGGGTGGACAGGAGCTGCCCATCGGTCGCCAGTACAAGGCGGATGTAATGAAAGTACTGGGGATTCAATAA
- a CDS encoding alpha/beta hydrolase-fold protein: MRARLFLVAALSILYSDVRAQFAAPIKDSIYSAVLGEQRNIVVTLPSNYANDTASYDVWYVLDGEWDGPLFTTIFSYMVNMKFAPPAILVAVPNRYVAGFNLRNRDLTPTKFRDVDSSGGAANYLLFFEKELLPYINKRYRTNWENGLMGGSFGGLFTIYALLERPSLFHFYATADPALHNDGQQIPRLAAKRLPTMHFPNTVLSIGGRSESVSYHTMARAMMDSVLAVAAPAGLHWRSVLYPDEIHSSTPFKSIYDGLKFSYLGYYVRSARTYPNLGIVLKDRPVKLFVPTDYSDIRYTTDGTTPTRSSEKLDDHILVSEPEKLKLFSFSPSGRWDHQIPVDLRSGDYLLPSHKMTKFKPDRKLSGNFKGNSAGVMDGWVQIDSDGYYVLQCTPPAGTKLLFNDSLLLHTDAKTANTRQAIILPLRSGKYSLRVECLACGTAPLYFGLYYSKSGQDDWWMNPIVKW, from the coding sequence ATGCGAGCTCGTTTATTCCTCGTTGCTGCACTGTCAATTCTTTATTCGGATGTGCGTGCACAGTTTGCCGCACCCATAAAGGATTCGATTTATTCCGCTGTCCTGGGTGAACAGCGAAATATCGTGGTCACGCTCCCTTCAAATTATGCGAATGACACCGCCAGCTACGATGTGTGGTATGTGCTGGATGGAGAATGGGACGGCCCGCTGTTTACAACGATTTTCAGCTACATGGTCAATATGAAGTTTGCGCCGCCGGCTATCCTGGTGGCGGTGCCAAACCGCTATGTCGCAGGTTTTAACCTCCGCAACCGCGACCTGACGCCCACAAAATTTCGGGATGTGGACAGTTCCGGCGGTGCGGCCAACTACCTGTTGTTTTTCGAAAAAGAACTGTTGCCGTACATCAACAAAAGATACCGCACAAACTGGGAGAATGGCCTGATGGGCGGCTCGTTCGGCGGCCTGTTTACGATCTATGCGTTGCTCGAAAGACCTTCTTTGTTCCACTTCTATGCGACGGCCGACCCGGCCCTCCACAACGACGGTCAACAGATTCCGCGGCTTGCCGCAAAGCGATTGCCCACAATGCATTTTCCTAACACTGTGCTGAGCATCGGCGGACGGAGCGAAAGCGTCTCATACCACACAATGGCCCGGGCAATGATGGATAGCGTTCTTGCAGTCGCAGCACCGGCCGGTCTGCACTGGCGTTCGGTGCTCTACCCCGACGAAATTCATAGTTCTACACCATTCAAGTCCATCTATGACGGGCTCAAATTTTCTTATCTGGGGTACTACGTCCGATCCGCCCGGACCTATCCGAACCTGGGCATTGTACTGAAAGACCGTCCAGTGAAGCTCTTCGTGCCGACTGATTATTCGGACATTCGTTACACCACGGACGGTACAACTCCAACCCGGTCAAGTGAAAAACTGGATGACCATATTTTGGTAAGTGAACCGGAAAAATTGAAGCTTTTTTCGTTTTCACCAAGCGGTCGCTGGGACCACCAGATTCCCGTTGACCTGCGGTCCGGCGACTACCTTCTCCCTTCGCATAAAATGACAAAGTTCAAACCAGACCGCAAATTATCCGGCAATTTTAAAGGCAATTCGGCGGGCGTAATGGATGGCTGGGTGCAGATCGATTCGGACGGTTATTATGTTTTGCAGTGCACTCCGCCGGCAGGTACGAAACTCCTGTTTAACGACTCTTTGCTGCTACATACGGATGCAAAGACCGCGAACACGCGTCAGGCAATCATTCTTCCACTGCGCAGTGGAAAATACTCGCTGCGAGTTGAGTGCCTTGCCTGCGGTACAGCGCCGCTCTATTTCGGTCTGTATTATAGCAAAAGTGGTCAGGACGACTGGTGGATGAACCCGATTGTGAAGTGGTGA
- a CDS encoding pirin family protein, whose translation MLQKISTKAFSGYGPIQMLYPGTAVSSHDSGIGSIGRIDHARFQGTHHIPMHPHVNDEILSYFRTGQVRHLDSEGFSETIGQNRLMLMKAGKLFYHEEWIDGEAEPHEGLQIFIRPGIKDLTPAVIFQDIEPIGSKDRWRLLASPNPETPLQFSSQTWIYDAKLSPGTKIDLPPLPATGLTVLLYVYQGQISVNETTALVKKEALVVKGEAIAIRSSQDAELVLFLTDENAPIYKGGMYSGNKNVYVFKLTWTTA comes from the coding sequence ATGTTACAGAAAATTTCAACCAAAGCATTTTCCGGCTACGGTCCAATTCAAATGCTTTATCCAGGCACCGCCGTATCCAGTCATGACTCCGGCATAGGCAGTATAGGCCGAATAGACCATGCCAGGTTCCAGGGCACCCATCACATTCCTATGCACCCGCATGTCAACGACGAGATCCTCTCCTACTTCCGCACCGGGCAGGTCAGACACCTTGATTCCGAGGGTTTCAGCGAGACGATCGGGCAAAACCGTCTGATGCTCATGAAAGCAGGAAAGCTGTTCTATCACGAAGAATGGATCGACGGAGAAGCAGAACCCCATGAAGGATTGCAGATATTTATCCGGCCGGGTATCAAAGATCTGACACCCGCAGTCATTTTTCAGGACATTGAACCAATCGGCAGTAAGGACCGGTGGCGCCTGCTCGCTTCGCCCAATCCCGAAACACCACTTCAATTCAGTAGCCAAACCTGGATTTATGATGCCAAACTCTCGCCCGGAACGAAAATTGACCTGCCGCCACTTCCGGCTACCGGACTAACGGTGCTACTGTACGTTTATCAGGGCCAGATCAGTGTGAACGAAACAACTGCACTAGTAAAAAAAGAAGCATTGGTCGTCAAAGGCGAGGCCATTGCAATCCGGTCAAGCCAAGATGCCGAGCTGGTGCTTTTCCTGACGGATGAAAATGCCCCTATCTACAAAGGCGGGATGTACAGCGGGAACAAAAACGTGTATGTCTTCAAACTAACTTGGACAACAGCTTAG
- a CDS encoding isochorismatase family protein — protein MKKFTIEDTVMLLIDHQEGTLNFSANRPHEVIISRARTLARMAKDLGIPVVLTSSQEELAQGPLLKDMEEILPQQFAERVKRQGITNAWDDKEFKAAVLKAADGRKNVVMAGLTNDVCIVWPAISMQEEGFDVQVVIDGGGSPARSPKTSPAKPGKVRACGRPQSVSLFPS, from the coding sequence ATGAAAAAGTTCACAATTGAAGACACAGTGATGCTGTTGATCGATCATCAGGAAGGTACACTCAATTTCTCGGCTAACCGCCCACACGAAGTAATCATATCCCGCGCCCGTACGCTGGCGAGAATGGCCAAAGACCTGGGTATTCCTGTGGTGCTTACATCCAGCCAGGAAGAACTGGCGCAAGGGCCACTTTTGAAAGATATGGAAGAGATCTTGCCGCAGCAGTTCGCCGAACGGGTCAAACGACAAGGTATTACCAATGCATGGGATGACAAGGAATTCAAAGCGGCGGTGCTTAAAGCGGCCGATGGCAGAAAGAATGTGGTGATGGCAGGGCTTACCAACGACGTTTGTATCGTGTGGCCGGCCATTTCCATGCAGGAGGAGGGCTTCGATGTACAGGTGGTCATTGATGGCGGCGGCTCCCCAGCGAGATCGCCGAAGACGTCGCCCGCAAAACCTGGGAAAGTCAGGGCGTGCGGACGACCACAATCAGTCAGTTTGTTTCCGAGCTGA
- a CDS encoding 3-oxoacyl-ACP reductase family protein — MKTLAEKVAFVTGGTRGMGEAIVRRLASEGASVAFTYVSSDEKAQKLTEEIAQNGGKALGIKADAAQSGALTKAIDDTAEKFGKIDILVNNAAIAVAGPLDQAAERSGDYDRQVDVNIRAVSEAVRAAVKYIPEGGRVINIGSVGGKRIGGPFMSDYAATKAAISGYTRGLAWDLAPRNITVNTVEPGAIDTDMMPTDPAVREAFTNAIPLKRLGKPQEIAAMVNFLAGPEASYITGSSFTVDGGINA; from the coding sequence ATGAAAACTCTAGCAGAAAAGGTCGCATTTGTCACAGGTGGTACACGCGGGATGGGCGAAGCAATCGTCAGAAGACTCGCCTCGGAAGGCGCAAGCGTTGCCTTCACATATGTCAGCTCGGATGAAAAAGCGCAGAAATTGACGGAGGAGATCGCACAAAACGGAGGGAAAGCCCTGGGGATCAAAGCAGATGCAGCACAGAGTGGCGCACTGACCAAGGCGATAGACGACACCGCCGAAAAATTTGGAAAAATCGATATTCTGGTAAACAATGCGGCAATCGCAGTCGCAGGGCCACTGGATCAGGCTGCCGAAAGGTCTGGGGACTATGATCGTCAGGTTGATGTGAACATCCGGGCAGTATCCGAAGCTGTGCGGGCTGCTGTGAAATATATTCCGGAAGGCGGCAGGGTCATTAATATCGGCTCAGTAGGTGGCAAAAGGATCGGTGGACCGTTTATGTCAGACTATGCCGCAACCAAAGCCGCCATCAGCGGCTACACCCGTGGACTGGCCTGGGATCTGGCGCCCCGGAATATAACCGTGAATACGGTTGAACCGGGTGCGATCGACACTGACATGATGCCGACAGATCCAGCGGTTCGTGAGGCTTTCACCAATGCAATTCCACTAAAAAGGTTGGGGAAACCCCAGGAGATTGCTGCGATGGTAAACTTCCTTGCAGGCCCAGAGGCAAGCTACATTACAGGAAGCAGCTTCACTGTCGACGGCGGTATAAATGCTTGA
- a CDS encoding TetR/AcrR family transcriptional regulator, whose protein sequence is MARNRNFDEQDILDRAIELFKIRGYRGTTPEDLVNTLGISRSSLYNTFGDKHSLLLKSLHRYHEKTVAALENVISNTREPLAGIKLIFKLSIEGTYPGGMPPGCFLINSIIEFGPDEPAAAEIVRKSIDATRGALLHFVLDGKKSGKFSDSLDAETMADYLQNCINGIVVSAKAGMTQAECERMVESTLILLH, encoded by the coding sequence ATGGCCAGAAACCGTAATTTCGACGAGCAGGATATTCTAGACAGGGCAATCGAGCTATTTAAAATTCGCGGGTATCGTGGTACAACGCCTGAGGATTTGGTGAACACCTTGGGTATAAGCAGATCCAGTCTGTACAACACGTTTGGGGACAAACATTCATTGCTGCTCAAATCACTTCACCGGTATCACGAAAAGACGGTTGCGGCGCTGGAGAACGTTATTTCGAACACGAGAGAGCCGCTAGCGGGCATAAAGCTTATTTTCAAACTGTCGATTGAGGGCACATATCCCGGCGGTATGCCGCCTGGCTGCTTTTTGATCAATTCCATTATCGAGTTCGGCCCGGACGAGCCGGCAGCGGCCGAAATCGTCAGGAAAAGTATTGATGCTACCAGGGGGGCATTGCTTCATTTTGTGCTTGACGGCAAGAAGTCGGGGAAGTTTTCTGATAGTCTCGATGCTGAAACGATGGCAGATTATTTACAGAACTGTATTAACGGGATCGTTGTTTCGGCCAAAGCGGGAATGACTCAGGCCGAATGTGAAAGAATGGTTGAGAGCACGCTGATACTGCTACACTAG
- a CDS encoding helix-turn-helix domain-containing protein, with translation MNPKENTTQIQAQIRALQDTIYVIGGKWKLPIIHSICKGNRRFSDIQHSIPGITKRMLSRSLKELEDNKLVVRKVDPDFTATIEYEFTQYALEYGNLILEMIRWGQNHQKVITGKAIPMTKR, from the coding sequence ATGAACCCAAAAGAAAACACAACCCAGATCCAGGCCCAAATCCGCGCATTGCAGGATACGATCTACGTGATCGGTGGTAAGTGGAAGCTACCGATTATCCATTCCATTTGTAAGGGCAACAGACGGTTTTCGGATATTCAGCACAGCATTCCAGGTATTACCAAGCGGATGCTGTCCAGGAGCCTGAAAGAATTAGAAGATAATAAGTTGGTCGTCAGGAAGGTCGATCCCGATTTTACAGCAACGATCGAATACGAGTTCACCCAGTATGCCCTTGAATATGGGAACTTGATACTGGAAATGATTAGGTGGGGCCAGAACCATCAAAAGGTTATTACCGGCAAGGCTATCCCAATGACGAAGCGTTAA
- a CDS encoding NADP-dependent oxidoreductase — protein sequence MKAMTIKGHGGVENFAMALLPIPQIKDNEVLVRTKAISINPADAIVRSNKDVSWVFGSDQPFIPGWDISGEVVGVGSKVAGFKIGDQVFGALRHPYIGRTYAEYVAAPEADLAHKPTTITHEQAAAATLAALTALQPMIKVGIKDGDRVLITAAGGGVGHFAVQFAKYFGAHVIALASIGKKDFVTSLGADEFVDYQQGRFEQQIADVDLVVEAVKQDRHIQRSMQVVKPGGSLISLWSHVNDEEKAEADRRNVNAFYNMVLSNGQDMKFIAKLLEENRLVPHISASYPLEAMADAHREIEKGHTQGKIVVTIK from the coding sequence ATGAAAGCAATGACAATTAAAGGTCATGGTGGAGTTGAGAACTTCGCTATGGCACTGCTACCTATTCCTCAAATAAAAGATAATGAGGTCCTGGTGCGGACAAAGGCAATCAGCATTAACCCGGCAGACGCTATCGTTCGCAGCAACAAAGATGTAAGTTGGGTGTTTGGCAGCGACCAGCCATTTATCCCTGGATGGGATATTTCAGGCGAGGTTGTCGGGGTTGGGTCCAAGGTTGCGGGATTTAAAATTGGCGATCAGGTGTTCGGCGCGTTGCGGCACCCGTACATCGGGCGGACTTACGCCGAGTACGTGGCTGCACCAGAGGCTGACCTGGCGCATAAGCCTACCACCATCACCCATGAGCAGGCTGCCGCTGCCACTCTTGCGGCGCTTACTGCTCTGCAACCGATGATCAAGGTCGGTATTAAAGATGGAGATCGCGTCCTGATCACAGCAGCGGGAGGGGGTGTGGGGCACTTTGCCGTTCAGTTTGCCAAATATTTTGGCGCCCATGTAATCGCACTTGCTTCAATAGGGAAAAAGGACTTTGTAACTTCATTGGGAGCAGACGAGTTTGTCGACTATCAACAAGGCCGGTTTGAGCAGCAAATTGCAGACGTCGACCTTGTGGTAGAGGCAGTCAAACAAGATCGGCATATTCAAAGAAGTATGCAGGTCGTCAAGCCGGGTGGATCATTGATCAGCCTATGGTCACACGTTAACGATGAGGAAAAGGCGGAGGCAGACCGGCGAAATGTCAATGCATTCTATAATATGGTATTATCAAATGGGCAGGATATGAAATTCATTGCTAAACTGTTAGAGGAAAACAGGCTGGTGCCCCATATCTCGGCGAGCTATCCTCTTGAAGCAATGGCCGACGCACATCGTGAAATCGAAAAGGGGCACACCCAAGGCAAAATTGTCGTCACCATCAAATAA
- a CDS encoding carbon-nitrogen hydrolase family protein gives MRVTVCELSDDEDKFLLDWKDLKAHIAENRPDLVLLPEMPFCRWMAATPELTQELRLRGIQRHKQWLAEIEALGVCAVVYSMPVIEDSRNLNIAYVYTPEKGHQRLHSKAYFPQEPHFWEQTWFELEQAVTFDAVDIGDYRVGVLLCTELWFTQWARHYGKKGIDLLLCPRATSQGSVQQWVDCGKVSAVVSGAYCLSSNRAGEGDNGFLWGGAGWVTEPVTGSILTLTSSKSRFSTIDIDLKKSRAAKLQYPLYVNYVAQ, from the coding sequence ATGAGAGTAACAGTTTGTGAGCTGAGCGACGACGAAGACAAGTTCCTGCTGGACTGGAAGGACCTGAAAGCTCACATCGCAGAAAACCGGCCCGACCTGGTGCTACTGCCGGAGATGCCTTTCTGCCGGTGGATGGCGGCTACTCCTGAACTAACCCAGGAGCTCCGCTTGCGAGGTATTCAGCGCCATAAGCAGTGGCTAGCTGAAATTGAGGCGCTCGGCGTGTGCGCAGTTGTGTATTCGATGCCGGTCATCGAAGACAGCAGGAATCTGAATATCGCCTATGTTTATACGCCAGAAAAAGGACATCAGCGGCTGCATAGCAAAGCCTATTTTCCGCAGGAGCCGCATTTTTGGGAACAAACATGGTTTGAATTGGAACAAGCCGTGACTTTCGACGCCGTTGATATTGGCGATTACCGTGTTGGCGTTCTGCTCTGTACCGAGCTATGGTTTACCCAGTGGGCGCGCCACTATGGCAAAAAAGGTATTGACTTGTTATTATGTCCCCGGGCTACGTCACAAGGCAGCGTTCAGCAGTGGGTAGACTGCGGCAAGGTATCAGCGGTAGTCTCGGGAGCATATTGCCTCAGTTCGAACCGTGCCGGCGAAGGGGACAACGGGTTTTTATGGGGAGGGGCCGGTTGGGTTACAGAGCCTGTGACCGGCTCGATTTTAACTTTAACTTCGTCAAAATCTCGATTTTCAACTATTGATATTGATTTGAAAAAGAGTCGGGCTGCAAAATTACAATATCCGTTATATGTTAACTATGTGGCCCAATAA
- a CDS encoding putative immunity protein produces MSRLDGWFRFHMVTSKKYFELSIEHLQSIAGWAAECAQRSLDIYEQCMRNDDRPRKAIDLTKEFVVTGKRTNLLRKAAMDAHRASMQTTDAAASAAAKAASLAAASAFTHPFSDIYQARHILGSAANSAFAIELSFKENSQVGAKEIEWAAINADYKVVQILRKMPEQTGQGRRLDELMKVLDQLLRKPNG; encoded by the coding sequence TTGTCAAGACTTGATGGGTGGTTTCGTTTTCATATGGTGACTAGTAAAAAGTACTTCGAGCTCTCGATTGAGCATTTGCAATCAATTGCCGGATGGGCTGCTGAGTGTGCACAAAGGTCCCTGGACATTTACGAACAATGTATGAGAAATGATGACCGCCCTCGCAAAGCGATCGATTTGACCAAAGAATTTGTGGTCACAGGAAAGCGGACGAATTTGCTTAGAAAGGCTGCAATGGATGCACATAGGGCGTCTATGCAAACGACTGATGCGGCAGCATCAGCGGCAGCAAAGGCTGCAAGTTTGGCGGCTGCAAGTGCATTTACCCACCCATTCAGCGACATATATCAGGCCCGGCATATCTTAGGCTCCGCAGCCAACTCTGCTTTCGCCATCGAGCTCTCTTTTAAAGAAAATAGTCAGGTCGGCGCCAAAGAAATCGAATGGGCCGCCATTAACGCAGACTATAAAGTTGTCCAGATACTAAGAAAGATGCCAGAACAAACCGGGCAGGGTAGGAGACTGGACGAGCTGATGAAGGTGCTCGATCAACTATTAAGGAAGCCAAATGGTTGA
- a CDS encoding DUF5990 family protein — protein sequence MESEITLQIILIKPTPNVVFGLQKGTGTNYATVQKQIPTSNDLDFTFTIIVKGDRSKDQFPKLSGSFVQGSADNRFVYIDIGTYAGQADSKWSRRLKIPLTGITWEDIDSLSGNSILQTVVPGTGRDGGPNCATVKPFAGWHLERS from the coding sequence ATGGAATCCGAAATAACTCTTCAAATCATCCTTATCAAACCAACGCCAAATGTAGTTTTTGGACTACAGAAGGGCACTGGTACCAATTACGCAACGGTCCAAAAGCAAATTCCTACCTCGAACGATTTAGACTTTACGTTTACAATTATTGTGAAAGGTGATAGATCCAAAGATCAATTTCCAAAATTGTCAGGCAGTTTTGTTCAGGGTTCCGCAGATAATAGGTTCGTGTATATCGACATCGGCACCTATGCCGGCCAAGCTGATTCAAAATGGTCGAGACGGCTTAAAATACCTTTAACAGGGATTACTTGGGAGGACATCGATTCATTATCTGGCAACTCGATACTGCAGACTGTTGTACCTGGAACTGGTAGGGACGGGGGGCCAAACTGTGCGACAGTTAAACCTTTTGCAGGTTGGCATCTTGAACGATCATAG
- a CDS encoding transposase, which translates to MKKERRKFSASFKAKVAIEAIKEVQTVQELASKYEIHPTQIAAWKREFLEKAELVFSKEAPTTGNESENTKEKELYSKIGELQVQVDFLKKVLGK; encoded by the coding sequence ATGAAAAAGGAACGTAGAAAATTCAGTGCGAGCTTCAAAGCCAAAGTGGCTATTGAAGCGATTAAAGAGGTTCAGACCGTGCAGGAATTGGCCTCCAAGTACGAGATTCATCCAACACAGATAGCTGCCTGGAAGCGAGAGTTTCTGGAAAAGGCTGAATTAGTTTTCAGTAAAGAGGCACCCACCACTGGTAATGAATCCGAAAACACAAAAGAGAAGGAATTGTATTCTAAAATCGGTGAACTTCAAGTCCAAGTCGATTTTTTAAAAAAGGTCTTGGGGAAATGA
- a CDS encoding IS3 family transposase, whose protein sequence is MEKRGLVSPEYPELSVSAQCKLIGLQRSSYYFKPRGQSLLNQRLMKAIDRQFLECPFYGVERMRDYLIGLGYPVGVKRVRRLYRLMNLRTIYPKRNLSKSKPTDYKYPYLLKGLKIERPNQVWQADISYIPMFRGFMYMFAIIDVYSRRIVGWSISNTMSMEWCRETLLDTIRTQGKPEIFNTDQGSQFTSQGFIKPLLEKGIQISMDGKGRALDNVFIERFWRSLKQEYIYLNPPNGGMDLYRGVKAYVEFYNRRRKHTGTGYIPR, encoded by the coding sequence ATGGAGAAACGCGGACTTGTTTCCCCTGAGTACCCTGAGCTAAGCGTCTCGGCACAGTGCAAATTGATTGGTTTACAGCGTAGTAGCTATTACTTTAAGCCGAGAGGTCAGTCTCTGTTAAACCAGCGATTGATGAAGGCCATTGATCGCCAGTTTCTAGAGTGCCCGTTTTATGGCGTAGAACGCATGCGTGATTACCTGATCGGACTGGGATATCCTGTTGGTGTGAAGCGGGTGAGAAGACTTTATAGACTTATGAATTTGCGCACAATTTATCCCAAGCGCAATCTAAGCAAATCCAAACCAACAGATTACAAATATCCATATTTGCTGAAGGGGTTGAAGATTGAGCGCCCCAATCAGGTCTGGCAAGCCGATATATCTTATATTCCAATGTTCAGAGGATTTATGTACATGTTCGCCATTATTGACGTTTACAGCCGTCGAATTGTGGGATGGAGTATCTCCAATACAATGAGTATGGAATGGTGCCGGGAAACGCTTTTGGATACGATCCGTACACAGGGAAAGCCCGAAATATTCAATACCGACCAGGGTAGCCAATTCACAAGTCAGGGTTTTATTAAGCCGCTCTTAGAGAAAGGGATACAAATTTCTATGGACGGAAAAGGACGGGCCCTAGACAATGTTTTCATCGAAAGATTTTGGAGGTCGCTCAAACAAGAGTACATATACTTAAATCCTCCAAATGGCGGGATGGATTTGTATCGGGGAGTAAAAGCATATGTGGAATTTTACAACCGTCGACGCAAACACACAGGAACCGGGTACATTCCCCGATGA
- a CDS encoding site-specific integrase — protein MAKREVEPGFLTENELEKLISKTIVVKRIALVRDIFVFSCFTGLAYVDVRNLRRSAIVKGVDGKDWIVTRRQKTDVPTRLPLLQQARNVIEQYGNHGSGVNSPDELVLPVLSNQKMNAYLKEVADICGITKTLTFHTARHTFATTVTLTNGVPLETVSKMLGHKSLRQTQHYAKIIDLKVSKDMDLLEKNLRR, from the coding sequence TTGGCTAAGAGGGAAGTGGAGCCCGGTTTTCTGACCGAAAATGAACTCGAGAAACTAATATCTAAGACAATTGTGGTTAAACGGATTGCCCTTGTGCGGGACATTTTCGTTTTCTCTTGCTTCACTGGGCTAGCATACGTGGATGTCAGAAATCTGAGGCGCTCTGCAATTGTGAAAGGCGTGGATGGAAAGGATTGGATAGTGACCCGACGACAGAAAACAGATGTTCCAACACGGCTTCCATTGCTGCAACAAGCACGAAATGTTATCGAACAGTATGGTAACCATGGAAGTGGAGTGAACTCGCCAGACGAATTGGTGTTACCTGTTCTCAGTAACCAAAAGATGAACGCCTATTTGAAGGAAGTTGCAGACATCTGCGGAATTACTAAAACACTGACTTTTCATACAGCTCGCCACACCTTTGCAACGACAGTTACGCTGACTAATGGGGTTCCGTTGGAAACTGTTTCCAAAATGCTCGGCCATAAGTCGCTCAGGCAAACTCAGCATTATGCTAAAATCATTGATTTGAAGGTGAGCAAGGATATGGATTTGTTGGAGAAGAACTTGCGGAGGTAG